The proteins below are encoded in one region of Drosophila santomea strain STO CAGO 1482 chromosome 3R, Prin_Dsan_1.1, whole genome shotgun sequence:
- the LOC120453407 gene encoding dynein light chain Tctex-type protein 2B — protein MADKQSTEEATKSVQTQAVLKPAEKQSRKSASGSLNSGSVDGLDKHENSEKHGAQPTAYSMRPAFGEMFPLPTIKNIMNNVMADKLKDKTYDKDIARKWTSEIADEVNQQIASSSKVKRYKHVVQVMLGQELGAGATYNSRCCWDCDCDTSVSEVFSNTSLFCVCTVFGTYQY, from the exons ATGGCTGACAAACAATCCACTGAGGAAGCAACCAAATCCGTCCAGACTCAGGCAGTGCTCAAACCGGCGGAGAAACAGTCGAGAAAGTCGGCGTCTGGAAGTCTGAACTCGGGCTCAGTCGATGGCTTGGATAAGCATGAAAACTCGGAAAAGCACGGCGCCCAGCCCACCGCCTACAGCATGCGACCGGCTTTTGGGGAGATGTTTCCCCTGCCCACCATCAAGAACATAATGAACAACGTGATGGCCGATAAACTCAAAG ACAAGACCTATGACAAGGACATCGCCAGGAAGTGGACAAGCGAGATCGCCGACGAGGTGAACCAGCAGATAGCCAGCAGCTCGAAGGTGAAGCGGTACAAGCACGTGGTCCAGGTGATGCTAGGCCAGGAGCTGGGTGCGGGGGCCACCTACAACTCGCGCTGCTGCTgggactgcgactgcgacacCTCCGTCTCCGAGGTCTTCAGCAACACCAGTCTCTTCTGCGTCTGTACAGTGTTTGGAACGTACCAGTACTAG
- the LOC120453408 gene encoding uncharacterized protein LOC120453408, with translation MAGLVPLFTWLVVHLLQARAHYIQIDHEEFRASGFPHPHFPPPPLTPLDHLPQVLAAKELTPAEVMVDLTNDLTHRLLHYHSILNRNNFAFSPTALVSVLVALFEGSAGNSAEELRHVLQLPNNRDVTRVGYRDIHRRLRTYFFGSDNPLKGLSLNKGNVTVLKDFETVLMFYGYDLSVDMLSSTPANLTADAELVNTTMASNTTTMEMEAETTTLKDAESTTVQPDTTTMEAPATTTEAPTTTTEAPAEAEATTEAPAATSGEEGAAEPAGEDEAAELVSAFVAEEDAEPLLRIQKARVSRLPISKLQAPLKHSNPITPKPIYLPSARTVAMPMPMMARQVAERKPPATRQVISIISPSAQPVNISVTRKTKTTRYKRHAIPAYKDLDANLFLTLFNPHTHVPHHPLHFPPPVPAAFAPITNDFEPHYVGEAAEGKSNYNTDVISHVFYLGNQQVVHTTFKVYNAVLYYKYFEHLKMSVLELELDTPEYNLMILLPDYHTDIVAAAASLKLGPTLRLMRKQLKPRWVQAIIPDFKLHGTMFLTNDLQNMGICDVFEPNRADFRPMTEEKGVYVRHIEQSIDVTIRTHPINQLKRNYGAQSKPIQISVNHPFLFFIVDRDLDVAVMSGRILNPLNVRIQ, from the exons ATGGCTGGTTTGGTGCCACTGTTCACCTGGCTGGTggtccacctgctccaggCGAGAGCCCACTACATACAGATTGACCATGAAGAGTTTCGTGCCAGCGGCTTTCCGCATCCGCACTTTCCGCCGCCACCGCTGACGCCGCTGGATCACCTGCCCCAGGTGCTGGCCGCCAAGGAGCTGACTCCCGCCGAGGTGATGGTGGACCTGACCAACGACCTGACCCACCGCCTGCTCCACTACCACTCCATCCTGAACCGCAACAACTTCGCCTTCTCGCCCACTGCCCTGGTCAGTGTGCTGGTGGCTCTGTTCGAGGGTTCGGCTGGGAATAGTGCCGAGGAACTGCGTCATGTCCTGCAGCTGCCCAACAACAGGGACGTGACCCGCGTGGGCTACCGCGACATCCACAGACGACTGCGG ACTTACTTCTTTGGCTCCGATAATCCACTGAAAGGACTCAGCTTGAACAAAGGCAATGTGACTGTTCTCAAGGACTTTGAGACGGTTCTCATGTTTTACGGCTACGACTTAAGTGTAGATATGCTCTCCTCCACGCCAGCCAATCTCACGGCAGATGCTGAGTTGGTCAACACCACAATGGCCAGCAACACGACGACCATGGAAATGGAGGCGGAAACCACAACGCTAAAGGATGCAGAAAGCACAACAGTACAGCCGGACACAACGACCATGGAGGCACCAGCGACGACAACAGAGGCACCAACCACTACCACAGAGGCTCCAGCGGAGGCGGAGGCTACCACAGAAGCACCTGCTGCCACGTCGGGCGAAGAGGGGGCCGCTGAGCCCGCTGGTGAGGACGAAGCTGCCGAGCTAGTGTCCGCCTTTGTGGCCGAGGAGGATGCCGAGCCTCTTCTGCGTATCCAGAAGGCTAGAGTCTCCAGACTGCCCATCAGCAAACTGCAAGCGCCGCTCAAGCATTCGAATCCTATCACTCCGAAGCCCATTTACCTGCCCAGTGCGCGAACAGTGGccatgccaatgccaatgatGGCACGCCAGGTGGCGGAGCGGAAGCCACCAGCAACCCGGCAAGTTATTTCTATTATATCGCCATCCGCACAACCTGTAAACATTTCGGTGACTCGGAAGACGAAGACGACACGATACAAGCGTCATGCGATACCAGCATACAAGGATCTGGATGCAAATCTCTTTCTGACGCTCTTCAATCCGCACACACATGTCCCGCACCATCCGCTGCACTTTCCGCCGCCAGTGCCCGCTGCCTTTGCACCCATCACCAATGACTTTGAGCCACACTATGTGGGAGAGGCGGCCGAGGGAAAATCGAACTATAACACGGATGTGATCAGCCACGTATTCTACTTGGGCAATCAGCAGGTGGTGCACACCACCTTCAAGGTGTACAACGCAGTGCTGTACTACAAGTACTTTGAGCACCTGAAGATGAGCGTGCTGGAACTCGAGCTGGACACACCGGAGTACAACCTAATGATCCTGTTGCCCGACTATCACACGGATATTGTGGCAGCCGCCGCCTCCCTGAAACTTGGACCAACCCTGCGGCTGATGCGGAAGCAGTTGAAGCCACGCTGGGTGCAAGCCATCATTCCGGACTTCAAGCTGCATGGCACCATGTTTCTGACCAACGACTTGCAGAAT ATGGGAAT CTGCGACGTATTCGAACCAAATCGCGCCGATTTCAGGCCCATGACTGAGGAGAAGGGCGTCTACGTGCGGCACATTGAGCAATCCATAGACGTCACCATCCGTACGCATCCCATCAATCAGCTGAAGC GCAACTACGGCGCCCAATCGAAGCCGATTCAGATCTCTGTGAATCATCCGTTTCTGTTTTTCATCGTCGATCGCGACTTGGACGTGGCTGTGATGTCGGGCCGCATACTGAATCCGCTGAACGTACGCATCCAATGA